A DNA window from Purpureocillium takamizusanense chromosome 9, complete sequence contains the following coding sequences:
- a CDS encoding uncharacterized protein (EggNog:ENOG503P8MR), which translates to MGLRSILRSCQRRDGPRRDRHVTDDDGIPTRGRTRQRAASPVPSPAAFMQLAMNANDLGSVPRSELNRTDKHQQRSQSRAEPSSSQHGGAQPSSCGDNRRPTTQGSEEGGAWTPGRQATKTQGETTMENPLTRQRSTSTRHVESTTGSQASMSRQSTRASSGLSPHNVNALTNPSMKTGDSPSSSVHHGNTRPSRTTSVSSSSSPLLRRIPGSSTPMTRAQVREVIATIGQLFPHMPYAVCGHSAMMWYGDTPLQRPSHISLVCLPDSLAPMLRWAVAKGLALCDRWPGREDGGGATAFCVPTAADGVPRAVRVHADEGLFTTLRAISAPKTNGARVLTLPSVADAVAGDYIRALAGDDCRGIVVHARDVFWLLRKMAQLRPKDGRQALTAETAPTFASVRFLQPFTASHVYSVDLIYRAGLNLSRIPGLELPPVRVRASLVEGTCEPSSGDAGESKVISSSASESTPTRRESRIAPRTAATTSSSNVGGRRQRQLRRTPRSRVLAGGGEESSRAATTTTAAAAASSTRAARSRAPPPPPPRASRVKRGHLVRHYDSSTLATFSAR; encoded by the exons ATGGGGTTGCGATCTATTCTGCGATCCTGCCAGCGCCGTGATGGACCCCGTAGGGACCGGCACGTTACCGACGATGACGGTATCCCGACGAGGGGGCGTACGAGACAGAGGGCTGCCAGCCCGGTGCCCTCCCCTGCTGCTTTCATGCAACTTGCTATGAATGCTAACGACTTGGGATCGGTGCCGCGCAGCGAATTGAATAGGACAGACAAGCATCAACAGCGTTCTCAGTCCCGTGCTgagccgtcctcgtcgcaacatggcggcgcgcaacCTTCTTCGTGTGGTGACAAcagacggccgacgacgcagggATCGGAAGAGGGTGGCGCGTGGACGCCTGGGAGGcaggcgacgaagacgcagGGCGAGACCACGATGGAGAACCCGCTCACCAGGCAGCGCTCAACAAGCACGCGGCACGTTGAATCAACGACGGGATCTCAGGCCTCTATGAGCAGACAGTCTACGAGGGCGAGCTCTGGTCTTTCGCCACATAACGTCAACGCCCTCACTAACCCGTCTATGAAGACGGGAGActcgccatcttcctcgGTGCATCATGGCAACACCCGTCCATCCCGCACCACGTCggtctcgtcgtcttcctcgccgctcCTGCGCCGCATCCCCGGCTCCTCCACACCCAtgacgcgcgcgcaggtCCGCGAAGTCATCGCCACCATCGGACAGCTCTTCCCGCACATGCCGTACGCCGTGTGCGGCCACTCCGCCATGATGTGGTACGGCGACACCCCGCTGCAGCGTCCCTCGCACATCTCCCTCGTGTGCCTGCCCGACTCGCTCGCGCCGATGCTGCGctgggccgtcgccaagggcctcgccctctgcgaccggtggcctggccgagaagacggcggcggtgctaCCGCATTCTGCGtgcccacggccgccgacggcgtgccCCGTGCCGTCCGCGtgcacgccgacgaggggctCTTCACCACGCTGCgcgccatctcggcgcccaAGACCaacggcgcgcgcgtgctcacgctgccgtccgtggcggacgcggtggcgggcgactACATCCGCGCCCTGGCAGGGGACGACTgccgcggcatcgtggtCCACGCGAGGGACGTCTTCTGGCTGCTGCGCAAGATGGCCCAGCTGCGGCCCAAggacgggcggcaggcgctgACGGCGGAGACAGCGCCGACGTTTGCGAGCGTGCGCTTCCTCCAGCCCTTTACGGCGTCGCACGTCTACTCGGTCGACCTGATATACAGGGCCGGGCTGAACCTCTCGCGCATACCGGGcctggagctgccgccggtgcgCGTCCGCGcgagcctcgtcgaggggACATGCGAACCGTCttcgggcgacgccggcgagagCAAG gtcatcagcagcagcgccagcgaaAGCACGCCGACAAGACGGGAAAGTCGCATCGCGCCCCGGacagcagccaccaccagcagcagcaacgtgGGGGGAAGACGGCAACGACAGCTACGACGCACGCCCCGAAGTCGCGTTttggccggtggcggcgaagaaagcagccgcgccgcgaccacaaccacagcggcagcggcagcgtcgtcaacgcgggcggctcgctcaagggcgccgccgccgccgccgccacgcgccAGCAGGGTGAAGCGCGGGCATCTCGTCCGCCACTACGACTCGTCCACGTTGGCCACTTTCTCCGCGCGGTAG